One Betta splendens chromosome 8, fBetSpl5.4, whole genome shotgun sequence DNA segment encodes these proteins:
- the jupb gene encoding junction plakoglobin isoform X1, producing MMPMQMSEADSVMKVAEWQQTYYASDSGIQSGATTVRDDESGTEYSSSRKYTDSTTATTNNPATGGGDAAAGRLESPSTNLDAQYSLTRAQRVRAAMFPETLVEGEAAMPVQSDPSQQSNVQRLAEPSQLLKTAIVHLINYQDDAELATRAVPELTKLLADDDPIVVNKAALIVNQLTRKEASRRVLVQSPALVGAVVHAMTAAVDTETARCTASVLHSLSHQKEGLLAIFKSGGIPALVRMLSSPVESVLFYAITTLHNLLLHQEGAKMAVRLADGLQRMVPLLKKSNPKFLAITTDCLQLLSYSNQESKLIILANGGPEGLVFIMRNYNYEKLLWTTSRVLKVLSVCPSNKPAIVEAGGMQALGQHLTGSSQRLIQNCLWTLRNLSDTATKQEGLDGLLQILVTQLGSDDVNMLTCATGILSNLTCNNARNKTLVTQFGGVEALIHAVLRAGEKEDVAEPAVCALRHLTSRHQDAELAQNAVRLHYGIPAVVKLLGQPHYWPVVKATVGLIRNLALCPTNQAPLREAGAIPRLVNLLLKSHQDTQRHSSAAQQTYQDGVRMEEIVEGCTGALHILARDPINRGEIASMQTIPLFVQLLYSYVENVKRVSAGVLCELALDKQSAELIDAEGASAPLMELLHSNNEGIATYAAAVLFRISEDKSSDYRKRVSVELTHSLFKHDPAAWDMAHTAVPLEPSYLAEELDGSYPSYGYTDLPLDTLPLDPDFHDSYIADMTYDPRQAYPEPL from the exons ATGATGCCCATGCAAA TGAGTGAGGCAGACAGTGTGATGAAGGTGGCAGAGTGGCAGCAGACCTACTACGCCTCAGACTCTGGCATTCAATCCGGAGCCACCACAGTGCGGGATGATGAAAGCGGTACAgaatacagcagcagcaggaaatacACAGACAGTACTACAGCCACAACAAATAATCCTGctactggaggaggagacgcggcgGCTGGGAGACTAGAGAGCCCAAGTACAA ATTTAGATGCTCAATACTCACTAACACGAGCTCAGCGTGTCAGGGCTGCCATGTTCCCAGAGACCTTAGTGGAAGGCGAGGCGGCCATGCCGGTCCAGTCAGATCCTTCACAGCAGAGCAATGTGCAGCGACTAGCCGAGCCCTCGCAGCTGCTAAAGACGGCCATCGTCCACCTGATCAACTACCAAGACGATGCAGAGCTGGCCACCAGGGCGGTGCCAGAGCTCACCAAGCTGTTGGCAGACGACGACCCC ATCGTGGTGAACAAGGCGGCCTTGATAGTCAACCAGCTGACCCGTAAGGAGGCGAGCCGGCGAGTGCTGGTGCAGTCCCCAGCGCTGGTGGGAGCTGTGGTTCACGCCATGACGGCGGCAGTCGACACGGAAACAGCACGTTGCACAGCCAGCGTGCTCCATAGCCTGTCTCACCAGAAGGAAGGACTGCTGGCCATATTTAAGTCTGGAGGGATACCAGCACTAGTCCGTATGCTGAG CTCACCAGTAGAATCAGTCTTATTTTATGCTATTACCACCCTGCACAACTTGCTGCTGCACCAAGAGGGGGCCAAAATGGCGGTTCGCCTTGCGGACGGTCTACAGAGAATGGTTCCCTTACTGAAGAAAAGCAATCCCAAGTTCCTGGCCATCACCACCGACTGTCTCCAGCTTCTGTCCTACAGCAACCAGGAGAGCAAG CTCATCATCCTAGCTAACGGAGGCCCAGAGGGCCTGGTGTTCATTATGAGGAACTACAACTatgagaagctgctgtggaCCACCAGTCGTGTTCTCAaagtgctgtctgtctgtcccagCAACAAGCCGGCAATAGTTGAGGCCG GTGGTATGCAGGCTTTAGGCCAGCATCTAACAGGATCCAGTCAGCGCCTGATCCAGAACTGTCTGTGGACGCTTCGCAACTTGTCGGACACCGCGACCAAACAG GAGGGTTTAGACGGGCTTTTGCAGATTCTGGTCACTCAGTTGGGCTCAGATGACGTCAACATGTTGACCTGTGCAACCGGCATCCTGTCCAACCTCACCTGCAATAATGCACGCAACAAG ACTCTGGTGACTCAGTTTGGGGGTGTCGAGGCACTCATCCATGCGGTGCTTCGTGctggggagaaggaggacgTCGCTGAGCCGGCGGTCTGCGCTTTGCGTCACCTCACCTCCCGGCACCAAGACGCTGAGCTGGCTCAGAATGCTGTGCGGCTCCACTATGGGATACCTGCTGTTGTCAAGCTGCTGGGACAGCCGCACTATTGGCCTGTAGTAAAG gcCACTGTTGGACTGATCCGAAACCTGGCGCTGTGCCCCACCAACCAGGCGCCACTGAGGGAAGCAGGTGCTATTCCACGATtggtgaacctgctgctgaagtCCCACcaggacacacagagacacagctcaGCTGCACAGCAGACATACCAG GACGGTGTTCGTATGGAGGAGATCGTagagggctgcaccggggcgcTTCACATCCTGGCTAGAGACCCCATAAACAGAGGAGAGATCGCCAGCATGCAGACAATACCGCTGTTTGTACAG ctgCTGTACTCGTATGTGGAGAACGTGAAGCGTGTGTCTGCAGGCGTCTTGTGTGAACTGGCCCTGGACAAACAGTCTGCAGAGCTCATCGATGCCGAGGGAGCGTCAGCACCGctcatggagctgctgcactCCAACAATGAGGGAATCG CCACGTATGCGGCAGCGGTTCTGTTCCGAATCTCTGAGGACAAGAGTTCAGACTACAGGAAGAGGGTGTCAgtggagctcacacactcactgttcAAACATGACCCTGCAGCCTGGGACATG GCTCATACTGCTGTTCCTTTGGAGCCTTCATATCTTGCTGAAG AGTTAGATGGCTCTTATCCTTCCTATGGCTACACTGACCTGCCTCTGGACACCCTACCGCTAGACCCTGACTTCCATGACAGCTACATTGCTGACATGACCTATGACCCAAGACAGGCTTATCCTGAACCACTTTAA
- the jupb gene encoding junction plakoglobin isoform X2, protein MFPETLVEGEAAMPVQSDPSQQSNVQRLAEPSQLLKTAIVHLINYQDDAELATRAVPELTKLLADDDPIVVNKAALIVNQLTRKEASRRVLVQSPALVGAVVHAMTAAVDTETARCTASVLHSLSHQKEGLLAIFKSGGIPALVRMLSSPVESVLFYAITTLHNLLLHQEGAKMAVRLADGLQRMVPLLKKSNPKFLAITTDCLQLLSYSNQESKLIILANGGPEGLVFIMRNYNYEKLLWTTSRVLKVLSVCPSNKPAIVEAGGMQALGQHLTGSSQRLIQNCLWTLRNLSDTATKQEGLDGLLQILVTQLGSDDVNMLTCATGILSNLTCNNARNKTLVTQFGGVEALIHAVLRAGEKEDVAEPAVCALRHLTSRHQDAELAQNAVRLHYGIPAVVKLLGQPHYWPVVKATVGLIRNLALCPTNQAPLREAGAIPRLVNLLLKSHQDTQRHSSAAQQTYQDGVRMEEIVEGCTGALHILARDPINRGEIASMQTIPLFVQLLYSYVENVKRVSAGVLCELALDKQSAELIDAEGASAPLMELLHSNNEGIATYAAAVLFRISEDKSSDYRKRVSVELTHSLFKHDPAAWDMAHTAVPLEPSYLAEELDGSYPSYGYTDLPLDTLPLDPDFHDSYIADMTYDPRQAYPEPL, encoded by the exons ATGTTCCCAGAGACCTTAGTGGAAGGCGAGGCGGCCATGCCGGTCCAGTCAGATCCTTCACAGCAGAGCAATGTGCAGCGACTAGCCGAGCCCTCGCAGCTGCTAAAGACGGCCATCGTCCACCTGATCAACTACCAAGACGATGCAGAGCTGGCCACCAGGGCGGTGCCAGAGCTCACCAAGCTGTTGGCAGACGACGACCCC ATCGTGGTGAACAAGGCGGCCTTGATAGTCAACCAGCTGACCCGTAAGGAGGCGAGCCGGCGAGTGCTGGTGCAGTCCCCAGCGCTGGTGGGAGCTGTGGTTCACGCCATGACGGCGGCAGTCGACACGGAAACAGCACGTTGCACAGCCAGCGTGCTCCATAGCCTGTCTCACCAGAAGGAAGGACTGCTGGCCATATTTAAGTCTGGAGGGATACCAGCACTAGTCCGTATGCTGAG CTCACCAGTAGAATCAGTCTTATTTTATGCTATTACCACCCTGCACAACTTGCTGCTGCACCAAGAGGGGGCCAAAATGGCGGTTCGCCTTGCGGACGGTCTACAGAGAATGGTTCCCTTACTGAAGAAAAGCAATCCCAAGTTCCTGGCCATCACCACCGACTGTCTCCAGCTTCTGTCCTACAGCAACCAGGAGAGCAAG CTCATCATCCTAGCTAACGGAGGCCCAGAGGGCCTGGTGTTCATTATGAGGAACTACAACTatgagaagctgctgtggaCCACCAGTCGTGTTCTCAaagtgctgtctgtctgtcccagCAACAAGCCGGCAATAGTTGAGGCCG GTGGTATGCAGGCTTTAGGCCAGCATCTAACAGGATCCAGTCAGCGCCTGATCCAGAACTGTCTGTGGACGCTTCGCAACTTGTCGGACACCGCGACCAAACAG GAGGGTTTAGACGGGCTTTTGCAGATTCTGGTCACTCAGTTGGGCTCAGATGACGTCAACATGTTGACCTGTGCAACCGGCATCCTGTCCAACCTCACCTGCAATAATGCACGCAACAAG ACTCTGGTGACTCAGTTTGGGGGTGTCGAGGCACTCATCCATGCGGTGCTTCGTGctggggagaaggaggacgTCGCTGAGCCGGCGGTCTGCGCTTTGCGTCACCTCACCTCCCGGCACCAAGACGCTGAGCTGGCTCAGAATGCTGTGCGGCTCCACTATGGGATACCTGCTGTTGTCAAGCTGCTGGGACAGCCGCACTATTGGCCTGTAGTAAAG gcCACTGTTGGACTGATCCGAAACCTGGCGCTGTGCCCCACCAACCAGGCGCCACTGAGGGAAGCAGGTGCTATTCCACGATtggtgaacctgctgctgaagtCCCACcaggacacacagagacacagctcaGCTGCACAGCAGACATACCAG GACGGTGTTCGTATGGAGGAGATCGTagagggctgcaccggggcgcTTCACATCCTGGCTAGAGACCCCATAAACAGAGGAGAGATCGCCAGCATGCAGACAATACCGCTGTTTGTACAG ctgCTGTACTCGTATGTGGAGAACGTGAAGCGTGTGTCTGCAGGCGTCTTGTGTGAACTGGCCCTGGACAAACAGTCTGCAGAGCTCATCGATGCCGAGGGAGCGTCAGCACCGctcatggagctgctgcactCCAACAATGAGGGAATCG CCACGTATGCGGCAGCGGTTCTGTTCCGAATCTCTGAGGACAAGAGTTCAGACTACAGGAAGAGGGTGTCAgtggagctcacacactcactgttcAAACATGACCCTGCAGCCTGGGACATG GCTCATACTGCTGTTCCTTTGGAGCCTTCATATCTTGCTGAAG AGTTAGATGGCTCTTATCCTTCCTATGGCTACACTGACCTGCCTCTGGACACCCTACCGCTAGACCCTGACTTCCATGACAGCTACATTGCTGACATGACCTATGACCCAAGACAGGCTTATCCTGAACCACTTTAA